From the genome of Brienomyrus brachyistius isolate T26 chromosome 8, BBRACH_0.4, whole genome shotgun sequence, one region includes:
- the cyldb gene encoding ubiquitin carboxyl-terminal hydrolase CYLD, translated as MCSSSRGRPWAPMELAEDCSDGYFIITRGKARNGLRGIQKGSVGRVQARPKGELSVWLLGASSHTFPRGEVLVRQDDGLFLSRHQAQLLLFVTPAARRLELVANPQLFLAICSLACDDPVLVKHAKAHRPGLLRKVVQIQNKGSLEDFPMLGFEVELLDSDQHYPGRKSGPLPLFSAGDIVQTSSCGPANAQWAWPNKPSEGLDLKIASWFGSLLSLGPPEGGGDDLGPSEEPLLEVGSMVELVTNKGAPAYGVLRWMGTIKGKKRTWAGVELDREATNGTDGTFGSHRYFTCQRKRAVFVPLNFCRPDARFLPMPAPAPQHGKTAEESHPGIDKDVPPVPEAEALQLLEGRMKGIQGHYNSCYLDAALFSLFSSSAALDGVCQEAASTGGEAPRILKRDIINKLRSQGFVPAESVMNFRKQLGCDSFLTEEKDPEEFVSILLERVLGMKPLLRIRSQNGMTQDAYTFQIILDKDQVGTAPTVQELLDTSFVSCGLQLEETPSCFMVQMPRFGKTYKMFSQIIPSTELDVTDLLHNSPRECFVCGRLAQLECTTCLRDRKLQPGRIKQYCSLCSAQVHAHPLRQDHALHALTVPAEVPEGAPLLRHRLQLYAVLCIRTSHYVAFVKHGPGPHSWLFFDSMADRCGDDRGGFNVPEVRGCPEVGDFLTQPEETQARADLELVSEHVRRLLCDSYMCLYERAPA; from the exons ATGTGCTCGTCTAGCCGTG GCAGGCCGTgggcacccatggagctggcaGAGGACTGCAGTGATGGCTACTTCATCATCACCAGGGGGAAGGCACGCAACGGCCTGCGTGGCATCCAAAAGGGCAGTGTGGGGCGCGTGCAGGCCCGCCCAAAGGGAGAGCTGTCTGTGTGGCTCCTTGGGGCCTCCTCGCACACCTTCCCCAGGGGTGAAGTGCTGGTGCGGCAGGATGACGGCCTCTTCCTGTCCCGCCACCAGGCTCAGCTGTTGCTCTTCGTGACCCCGGCCGCTCGCCGGCTGGAGCTGGTGGCCAATCCGCAGCTCTTCCTGGCCATCTGCAGCCTGGCCTGCGACGACCCCGTGCTGGTGAAGCATGCCAAGGCCCACCGGCCGGGCCTGCTCAGGAAGGTGGTGCAGATCCAGAACAAGGGCAGCCTGGAGGATTTCCCTATGCTGGGCTTCGAGGTGGAACTGCTG GACTCGGACCAGCACTATCCTGGCCGGAAATCCGGCCCGCTGCCTCTGTTCAGTGCCGGTGACATCGTTCAGACCAGCTCGTGCGGCCCGGCTAATGCGCAGTGGGCCTGGCCCAACAAGCCCTCAGAAG GGCTCGACCTGAAGATCGCCTCCTGGTTTGGCTCGCTCCTCAGCTTAGGACCCCCTGAGGGGGGAGGGGATGACCTTGGGCCCTCTGaggagcccctgctggaggtgggctctatGGTGGAGCTGGTGACCAACAAAGGGGCCCCAGCATATGGGGTGCTGCGGTGGATGGGCACCATTAAGGGGAAGAAGAGGACCTGGGCAGGCGTGGAGCTG gaccggGAAGCCACCAACGGCACGGATGGGACATTCGGATCTCACCGCTACTTCACATGCCAGAGGAAGCGTGCCGTGTTCGTGCCCCTGAACTTCTGCCGACCGGATGCCCGCTTCCTGCCGATGCCGGCTCCTGCCCCTCAGCATGGCAAAACGGCAGAGG AGTCGCACCCAGGCATCGACAAAGATGTTCCTCCCGTCCCAGAGGCAGAGGCTTTGCAGCTGCTAGAGGGCAGGATGAAAGGGATCCAGGGCCATTACAACTCCTGCTACCTCGACGCTGCCCTCTTCAG CTTGTTTagctcctccgcagccctggATGGAGTGTGTCAGGAGGCCGCCAGCACGGGCGGGGAGGCTCCCCGCATCCTCAAGCGGGACATCATCAACAAGCTGCGCAG CCAGGGGTTTGTTCCAGCTGAGAGTGTGATGAACTTCCGGAAGCAGTTGGGCTGTGACTCTTTCCTGACGGAGGAGAAAG ACCCCGAGGAGTTCGTCAGCATCCTCCTTGAGCGAGTGCTTGGCATGAAGCCATTGCTCAGGATTAG ATCACAGAATGGTATGACCCAAGATGCCTACACATTCCAGATCATCCTGGATAAGGACCAAGTGGGAACAGCTCCCACAGTCCAGGAGCTGCTGGATACTTCCTTCGTGTCGTGTGGCCtccagctggaggag ACCCCGTCGTGCTTCATGGTCCAGATGCCGAGGTTTGGGAAGACgtataaaatgttctcccaaatCATTCCCTCCACTGAGCTGGATGTCACTGACCTCCTACACAACT CCCCCCGGGAGTGCTTTGTTTGCGGCCGCCTGGCACAGCTGGAGTGCACCACCTGCCTGAGGGACAGGAAGCTGCAGCCCGGCAGGATCAAGCAGTACTGTAGCCTGTGCAGTGCCCAG gtcCACGCTCACCCCCTGCGGCAGGACCATGCTCTCCATGCGCTGACTGTGCCAGCAGAAGTGCCCGAGGGCGCCCCCTTGCTGCGGCATCGGCTACAGCTATACGCCGTGCTGTGCATCCGGACCAGCCACTACGTGGCCTTTGTAAAGCACGGGCCGGGTCCCCACTCCTGGCTCTTCTTTGACAGCATGGCCGACCGCTGCG GCGATGACAGAGGAGGTTTCAACGTCCCCGAGGTGAGGGGCTGCCCGGAGGTGGGGGACTTCCTGACTCAGCCAGAAGAGACACAGGCGAGGGCAGACCTGGAGCTGGTCAGTGAGCACGTGAGGAGGCTGCTGTGTGACTCCTACATGTGCCTGTATGAGCGGGCGCCCGCGTGA
- the LOC125747140 gene encoding DNA topoisomerase 1-like: MSGDHLHSDAQVESGSWANADSHRPKQKDKERRHKDHKKDKERLKSKHANSEHREASDKKHRDKDGVKHKDKERRKEEKLKAADLHVKPQKQNGFASPPHVKEELDNDGFYSSPKREKPAVKRERSDNDSEFKPKKVKVENDKKLKRKREEDDEDVKPKKKSKDKVAVGDGKKKAKKEPEEKWKWWEEERYTDGVKWKFLEHKGPVFAPLYEPLPDHVKFYYDGKRMKLSPDTEEVATFFAKMLDHEYTTKEVFRKNFFKDWRKEMTSEEKSKLTDLKKCDFTEMSEYFKAQSEARKQMSKEDKQKIKEENERILQEYGFCIMDRHKERIANFRIEPPGLFRGRGDHPKMGMLKRRVRPQDVIINCSKDSAIPKPPQGTKWKEVRHDNKVTWLVSWTENIQGSIKYIMLNPSSRIKGEKDWQKYETARRLKLCVDRIRNQYREDWKSKEMRIRQRSVALYFIDKLALRAGNEKEEGETADTVGCCSLRVEHINLHPELDGQEYVVEFDFLGKDSIRYYNQVPVEKRVFKNLQLFKENKQPEDDLFDRLNTSILNKHLQELMDGLTAKVFRTYNASITLQQQLEQLTNPGENLAAKILSYNRANRAVAILCNHQRAPPKTFEKSMQNLQTKIDAKKQQLSDAKRELKSAKADAKVRQDDKARKAVESKKKAVHRIEEQLMKLEVQATDREENKQIALGTSKLNYLDPRISVAWCKKWNVPVEKIYNKTQREKFAWALDMADEDYEF; this comes from the exons ATGAGCGGCGATCACCTGCACAGCGATGCCCAG GTGGAGTCCGGATCCTGGGCGAACGCTG ACTCCCACAGACCGAAACAGAAAGACAAGGAGCGCAGGCACAAGGACCACAAGAAAGACAAGGAGCGGCTGAAGTCCAAGCACGCCAACAG TGAGCACAGGGAAGCGTCTGACAAGAAACACAGAGATAAAGACGGAGTAAAACAcaaggacaaagagaggaggaagGAGGAGAAG CTGAAGGCGGCCGACCTTCATGTGAAGCCCCAGAAGCAGAACGGCTTTGCCAG cccccctcaTGTCAAAGAGGAGCTGGATAATGACGGTTTCTACTCCTCACCCAAACGAGAGAAGCCTGCTGTGAAGCGGGAAAGGAGTGACAATGA CTCGGAGTTCAAACCCAAGAAGGTCAAAgttgaaaatgacaagaagctgAAGAGGAAGCGGGAAGAGGATGATGAG gatGTCAAACCCAAGAAGAAATCCAAAGATAAGGTTGCAGTGGGTGATGGCAAGAAGAAGGCGaagaaggagcccgaggagaaATGGAAATG GTGGGAAGAGGAGAGGTACACAGACGGCGTGAAGTGGAAGTTTCTGGAACATAAGGGCCCCGTGTTTGCGCCACTATACGAGCCTCTCCCTGACCATGTCAAGTTCTATTATGATG GAAAACGCATGAAGCTGAGCCCCGATACTGAGGAGGTGGCCACGTTCTTTGCCAAGATGCTGGATCATGAGTACACTACCAAAGAGGTCTTCCGGAAGAACTTCTTCAAGGACTGGAGGAAG GAAATGACCTCAGAGGAGAAGTCGAAACTCACAGACCTGAAGAAGTGTGACTTCACGGAGATGAGCGAGTACTTCAAGGCTCAGTCGGAGGCCAGGAAGCAGATGTCCAAAGAGGATAAGCAG AAAATCAAGGAGGAGAACGAGCGGATCCTCCAAGAGTATGGCTTCTGCATCATGGACAGGCACAAAGAGCGTATCGCCAACTTCCGCATCGAGCCGCCCGGCCTGTTCCGCGGCCGCGGTGACCATCCCAAGATGGGCATGCTGAAGCGGCGGGTTCGGCCCCAGGATGTCATCATCAATTGTAGCAA GGACTCCGCCATCCCCAAACCTCCCCAAGGAACCAAGTGGAAGGAGGTGCGACATGACAACAAGGTGACGTGGCTGGTGTCATGGACGGAGAACATCCAGGGCTCCATCAAATACATCATGCTGAACCCCAGCTCACGCatcaag GGGGAGAAGGACTGGCAGAAGTACGAGACTGCACGGAGGCTCAAGTTGTGTGTGGATCGCATCCGGAACCAGTACCGTGAGGACTGGAAGTCCAAGGAGATGCGGATCCGGCAGCGCTCCGTGGCACTGTACTTCATTGACAAG CTGGCCTTGAGGGCGGGGAATGAGAAGGAGGAAGGCGAGACTGCTGACACAGTGGGCTGCTGCTCGCTGCGGGTGGAGCACATCAACCTGCACCCAGAGTTGGACGGCCAAGAGTACGTGGTGGAGTTCGACTTCCTGGGAAAGGACTCCATCCGCTATTACAACCAGGTCCCCGTGGAGAAGAGG GTCTTCAAGAATCTCCAGTTGTTCAAGGAGAACAAGCAACCGGAAGATGACCTCTTCGACCGCCTCAAT ACCTCCATCTTGAACAAGCACCTCCAGGAGTTGATGGACGGACTGACGGCCAAAGTCTTCCGTACCTACAACGCCTCCATCACCCTGCAGCAGCAACTGGAGCAGCTCACCAATC CGGGGGAGAATCTTGCTGCCAAGATCTTGTCCTACAATCGGGCCAACCGGGCTGTAGCGATCCTGTGCAACCACCAGAGGGCGCCACCAAAGACCTTTGAGAAGTCCATGCAAAACTTGCAGACCAAG ATTGATGCAAAGAAGCAGCAGCTGTCAGAcgcgaagcgggaactgaagagCGCCAAGGCAGATGCTAAGGTGCGGCAGGACGATAAGGCTAGGAA AGCCGTTGAGTCCAAGAAGAAAGCTGTCCACAGGATAGAGGAGCAGCTGATGAAACTGGAGGTCCAGGCGACGGATCGTGAGGAGAACAAGCAGATCGCTCTGGGTACCTCCAAGCTGAACTACCTAGACCCGCGCATCTCGGTGGCATG GTGTAAGAAGTGGAACGTGCCCGTCGAGAAGATTTACAACAAGACCCAGCGGGAGAAGTTCGCCTGGGCCCTCGACATGGCCGACGAGGACTATGAGTTTTAG